A portion of the Rhinopithecus roxellana isolate Shanxi Qingling chromosome 19, ASM756505v1, whole genome shotgun sequence genome contains these proteins:
- the PLEKHH3 gene encoding pleckstrin homology domain-containing family H member 3 isoform X2, translating to MRELPLRRPGRGGEVVPGLGSGAGTPRRRRWGLFEDSSSLPCHSGQNSRLSRGPLEVTLTQPVRSGPVSNRLQSWEETWSLIPEKGLPEDDPDIVVKGWLYREPRGGGARPWLPPRRAWFVLTRDSLDQFSSSGKGARRLGSLVLTSLCSVTGPERRRKETGLWSVTVSGRKHSVRLCSPRQAEAERWGVALREVIASKAPLETPTQLLLRDIQESCGDPEAVALIYLRNPILRHTSGALYAPLLPLPYGVSAPGPGYAPLREEAVRLFLALQALEGARRPGPLMQGVLQTCRDLPALRDELFLQLAKQTSGPAGPPGLPATQDPATLRYWQLLTCMSCTFRPGGAVRGHLLGHLERTEQALPDSELAEYARFIRKALGRTRGRELVPSLAEISALSQRQELLCTVHCPGAGACTVAIDSHTTAGEVARELVGRLGLARSRNAFALYQQRGTQERALAGGTLVADVLTRFENLAAEEAGLEDSPDSGWRLCLRLHGPLHPEGLSPDGHELPFLFEQAHALLLRGRPPPPDDTLRALAALRLQSLHRDFSPRVPLPRLDHLLPPPAPPREDPSRPTPRPPPSAALLAGALWSPGLAKRRAERARRGGAGRMAGSMAREGGGGAGTAAAVLGGWKRLRGMGRAEAMAAYLALAAQCPGFGAARYDVLELSTEPGGGAPQKLCLGLGAKAMSLSRPGETEPIHSVSYGHVAACQLMGPYTLALRVGESQLLLQSPQVEEIMQLVNAYLANPSSERPCSSSSHPCQDLPDTSPPSQHPGLDEPQGQSGCLGQLQD from the exons ATGCGAGAGCTCCCACTGCGGAGACCTGGGCGAGGAGGAGAAGTCGTCCCAGGATTGGGGTCTGGGGCGGGGACCCCACGGAGAAGGAGGTGGGGGCTCTTTGAGGACTCCTCCTCATTACCCTGCCACTCAGGACAGAACTCTCGGCTTTCCCGG GGTCCCCTGGAAGTGACGCTGACTCAGCCGGTGAGGAGCGGGCCTGTCTCCAACAG gctgcagagctGGGAGGAGACTTGGAGCCTCATCCCGGAGAAAGGACTGCCGGAGGACGACCCAGACATCGTTGTGAAAG GTTGGCTGTACCGGGAGCCCCGCGGAGGAGGAGCGCGACCCTGGCTGCCCCCGCGCCGAGCCTGGTTTGTGCTCACGCGGGACTCCTTGGATCAGTTCAGCAGCAGCGGGAAGGGGGCGCGGCGTCTTGGGAGCCTCGTGCTCACCAGCCTGTGCTCGGTGACCGGCCCAGAGCGCAGGCGTAAGGAGACAG GTCTGTGGTCAGTGACTGTGTCTGGTCGGAAACACAGTGTCCGCCTCTGCTCCCCACGCCAGGCAGAGGCTGAGCGCTGGGGGGTGGCATTGCGGGAAGTGATTGCCTCCAAGGCACCCCTGGAGACCCCCACCCAGCTACTGCTCAGGGACATACAG GAAAGTTGCGGGGACCCAGAGGCAGTTGCCCTCATTTACCTGCGGAACCCGATTCTGAGACACACTAGTGGAGCATTGTACGCCCCGCTCCTGCCCCTGCCCTACGGAGTCAGCGCCCCAG GTCCGGGCTATGCACCCCTGCGCGAGGAGGCGGTGCGGCTGTTCTTGGCGCTGCAGGCGCTGGAGGGGGCGCGGCGCCCCGGGCCCTTGATGCAGGGTGTGCTCCAAACCTGCCGGGACTTGCCCGCGCTCCGGGATGAACTCTTCCTGCAGCTGGCTAAGCAGACCTCGGGCCCTGCAGGCCCCCCCGGGCTCCCGGCTACCCAAGACCCTGCGACCCTGCGGTACTGGCAACTCCTCACCTGCATGAGCTGCACCTTCCGACCTGGGGGAGCTGTGCGGGGGCACCTCCTGGGGCACTTGGAGAG GACCGAGCAGGCACTCCCGGACTCCGAATTGGCGGAATATGCGCGCTTCATCCGGAAAGCGCTGGGCCGGACGCGCGGCCGAGAGCTGGTGCCCTCGTTGGCAGAGATTTCCGCGCTGAGCCAACGGCAGGAGCTGCTGTGTACCGTGCACTGTCCGGGGGCTGGTGCCTGTACTGTGGCCATCGACTCCCACACCACGGCGGGGGAG GTGGCTCGAGAGCTGGTGGGGCGGCTGGGCTTGGCCCGCAGCCGCAACGCATTCGCACTGTACCAGCAGCGAGGGACCCAGGAGCGAGCCCTGGCTGGGGGGACCCTCGTGGCCGACGTGCTCACCAGGTTTGAGAA CTTGGCCGCGGAGGAAGCTGGGTTGGAGGACTCGCCCGACTCCGGGTGGAGACTATGTCTGCGTCTTCACGGACCTCTGCACCCTGAGGGGCTGTCCCCAGATGGTCACGAACTGCCTTTCCTCTTTGAGCAG GCTCACGCTCTGCTGCTGCGGGGTCGGCCGCCCCCACCCGACGACACGCTGCGCGCCCTGGCGGCGCTGCGCCTGCAGAGCCTGCACCGGGACTTCTCCCCGCGGGTGCCCCTGCCCCGCCTGGACCACCTGCtcccgcccccggccccgccgCGCGAAGACCCGTCCCGCCCGACCCCCAGGCCGCCCCCCTCCGCTGCCCTGCTGGCCGGGGCCCTCTGGAGCCCGGGCCTGGCCAAGAGGCGGGCGGAGCGGGCACGGCGCGGCGGGGCCGGCCGCATGGCGGGAAGCATGGCCCGCGAGGGAGGAGGCGGCGCCGGCACGGCAGCTGCAGTGTTGGGCGGCTGGAAGCGGCTACGGGGCATGGGCCGAGCTGAGGCCATGGCCGCCTACCTGGCCCTGGCGGCGCAGTGTCCGGGGTTCGGCGCTGCTCGGTATGACGTTCTGGAGCTGAGCACG GAGCCTGGTGGGGGTGCTCCACAGAAGCTATGCCTGGGCTTGGGAGCCAAGGCCATGTCCCTCTCCCGGCCGGGGGAGACAGAGCCCATCCACAGTGTCAGCTATGGCCATGTGGCCGCCTGCCAGCTAATGGGCCCCTACACTCTGGCCTTGAGGGTGGGAGAGAGCCAGCTCCTCCTGCAGAGCCCCCAG GTGGAAGAGATCATGCAGCTGGTGAATGCCTACTTGGCCAACCCCTCCTCCGAGAGGCCCTGCAGCAGCTCTTCTCATCCATGCCAAGACCTGCCAGACACCTCCCCTCCCAGCCAGCACCCGGGCCTGGATGAGCCCCAGGGACAGTCTGGCTGCTTGGGGCAGCTGCAGGACTGA